A window from Zonotrichia albicollis isolate bZonAlb1 chromosome 8, bZonAlb1.hap1, whole genome shotgun sequence encodes these proteins:
- the KLHL20 gene encoding kelch-like protein 20 isoform X3 — protein MDGKPMRRCASTRPGETGMDVTSRCTLGDPNKLPEGVPQPARMPYISDKHPRQTLEVINLLRKHRELCDVVLVVGAKKIYAHRVILSACSPYFRAMFTGELAESRQTEVVIRDIDERAMELLIDFAYTSQITVEEGNVQTLLPAACLLQLAEIQEACCEFLKRQLDPSNCLGIRAFADTHSCRELLRIADKFTQHNFQEVMESEEFMLLPANQLIDIISSDELNVRSEEQVFNAVMAWVKYSIQERRPQLPQVLQHVRLPLLSPKFLVGTVGSDPLIKSDEECRDLVDEAKNYLLLPQERPLMQGPRTRPRKPIRCGEVLFAVGGWCSGDAISSVERYDPQTNEWRMVASMSKRRCGVGVSVLDDLLYAVGGHDGSSYLNSVERYDPKTNQWSSDVAPTSTCRTSVGVAVLGGYLYAVGGQDGVSCLNIVERYDPKENKWTRVASMSTRRLGVAVAVLGGFLYAVGGSDGTSPLNTVERYNPQENRWHTIAPMGTRRKHLGCAVYQDMIYAVGGRDDTTELSSAERYNPRTNQWSPVVAMTSRRSGVGLAVVNGQLMAVGGFDGTTYLKTIEVFDPDANTWRLYGGMNYRRLGGGVGVIKMTHCESHIW, from the exons ATGGACGGAAAGCCAATGCGCAG GTGTGCCAGCACTCGCCCAGGAGAGACCGGAATGGACGTGACCAGCCGCTGCACCCTCGGAGACCCCAACAAGCTGCCCGAGGGCGTGCCGCAGCCCGCGCGCATGCCCTACATCTCCGACAAGCACCCCCGGCAGACCCTGGAGGTCATCAACCTGCTCAGGAAGCACAGGGAGCTCTGTGATGTGGTGCTGGTAGTGGGGGCCAAGAAGATCTACGCCCACAGGGTGATCCTGTCGGCCTGCAGCCCCTATTTCCGAGCCATGTTCACCGGGGAGCTGGCGGAGTCGCGGCAGACCGAGGTGGTGATCAGGGACATCGACGAGCGcgccatggagctgctcatcGACTTCGCCTACACCTCGCAGATCACCGTGGAAGAGGGGAATGTCCAGACCTTGCTGCCAGCTGCTTGTCTTCTCCAGCTGGCCGAGATCCAGGAGGCTTGCTGTGAGTTCCTCAAGAGACAGTTGGACCCTTCCAATTGCCTGGGCATCCGGGCTTTTGCTGACACTCACTCGTGCCGCGAGCTGCTGAGGATCGCCGACAAATTCACACAGCACAACTTCCAGGAG gTGATGGAGAGTGAGGAGTTCATGCTGCTTCCTGCCAACCAGCTCATAGACATCATATCCAGTGACGAGTTAAACGTGCGCAGCGAGGAGCAGGTGTTCAACGCCGTGATGGCCTGGGTGAAGTACAGCATCCAGGAGAGGAGACcccagctgccacag GTCCTGCAGCACGTCCGCCTGCCCCTGCTGAGTCCCAAGTTTCTTGTGGGTACAGTGGGCTCTGATCCACTCATTAAGAGTGATGAGGAATGCAG GGATCTGGTGGATGAAGCCAAGAACtacctgctgctgccccaggagcgGCCGCTGATGCAGGGACCGCGGACGAGGCCGCGCAAACCCATCCGCTGTGGAGAGGTGCTCTTTGCAg TGGGGGGCTGGTGCAGCGGGGATGCCATTTCCAGCGTGGAGCGCTACGACCCCCAGACCAACGAGTGGAGGATGGTGGCTTCCATGAGCAAGAGGCGCTGTGGCGTCGGGGTCAGCGTGCTGGACGACCTCCTCTATGCTGTGGGAGGCCATGATGGCTCCTCTTATCTGAACAGTGTGGAAAG gtatgATCCAAAGACCAATCAGTGGAGCAGTGATGTGGCTCCCACCAGCACCTGCAGGACCAGTGTTGGAGTAGCAGTTCTTGGAGGTTACCTCTATGCTGTGGGTGGCCAGGATGGTGTCTCTTGTCTCAACATTGTGGAGAG GTATGAtcccaaagaaaacaaatggaCTCGAGTGGCTTCCATGAGCACCAGgcgcctgggagtggccgtggctgtgctgggaggctTCCTCTATGCTGTGGGAGGCTCTGATGGAACATCTCCTCTCAATACTG TGGAACGCTACAACCCCCAGGAGAACCGCTGGCACACCATAGCCCCCATGGGCACCAGGAGGAagcacctgggctgtgctgtgtacCAGGACATGATCTATGCTGTGGGAGGCAGGGATGACAccacagagctcagcagtgctgagaggTACAACCCACGCACCAACCAGTGGTCCCCCGTGGTGGCCATGACGTCCCGGCGCAGCGGG GTTGGCCTGGCTGTGGTGAATGGACAGCTGATGGCAGTGGGGGGCTTTGATGGCACAACGTACCTGAAGACCATTGAGGTGTTTGATCCAGATGCCAACACGTGGAG GTTGTACGGCGGGATGAACTACCGGCGGCTGGGCGGAGGCGTGGGGGTTATCAAAATGACACACTGTGAATCTCATATATGGTAa
- the KLHL20 gene encoding kelch-like protein 20 isoform X1 yields MVLYLYLLRCRCASTRPGETGMDVTSRCTLGDPNKLPEGVPQPARMPYISDKHPRQTLEVINLLRKHRELCDVVLVVGAKKIYAHRVILSACSPYFRAMFTGELAESRQTEVVIRDIDERAMELLIDFAYTSQITVEEGNVQTLLPAACLLQLAEIQEACCEFLKRQLDPSNCLGIRAFADTHSCRELLRIADKFTQHNFQEVMESEEFMLLPANQLIDIISSDELNVRSEEQVFNAVMAWVKYSIQERRPQLPQVLQHVRLPLLSPKFLVGTVGSDPLIKSDEECRDLVDEAKNYLLLPQERPLMQGPRTRPRKPIRCGEVLFAVGGWCSGDAISSVERYDPQTNEWRMVASMSKRRCGVGVSVLDDLLYAVGGHDGSSYLNSVERYDPKTNQWSSDVAPTSTCRTSVGVAVLGGYLYAVGGQDGVSCLNIVERYDPKENKWTRVASMSTRRLGVAVAVLGGFLYAVGGSDGTSPLNTVERYNPQENRWHTIAPMGTRRKHLGCAVYQDMIYAVGGRDDTTELSSAERYNPRTNQWSPVVAMTSRRSGVGLAVVNGQLMAVGGFDGTTYLKTIEVFDPDANTWRLYGGMNYRRLGGGVGVIKMTHCESHICSSMHGLAPM; encoded by the exons ATGGTGCTGTATCTGTATCTCCTGCGCTGCAGGTGTGCCAGCACTCGCCCAGGAGAGACCGGAATGGACGTGACCAGCCGCTGCACCCTCGGAGACCCCAACAAGCTGCCCGAGGGCGTGCCGCAGCCCGCGCGCATGCCCTACATCTCCGACAAGCACCCCCGGCAGACCCTGGAGGTCATCAACCTGCTCAGGAAGCACAGGGAGCTCTGTGATGTGGTGCTGGTAGTGGGGGCCAAGAAGATCTACGCCCACAGGGTGATCCTGTCGGCCTGCAGCCCCTATTTCCGAGCCATGTTCACCGGGGAGCTGGCGGAGTCGCGGCAGACCGAGGTGGTGATCAGGGACATCGACGAGCGcgccatggagctgctcatcGACTTCGCCTACACCTCGCAGATCACCGTGGAAGAGGGGAATGTCCAGACCTTGCTGCCAGCTGCTTGTCTTCTCCAGCTGGCCGAGATCCAGGAGGCTTGCTGTGAGTTCCTCAAGAGACAGTTGGACCCTTCCAATTGCCTGGGCATCCGGGCTTTTGCTGACACTCACTCGTGCCGCGAGCTGCTGAGGATCGCCGACAAATTCACACAGCACAACTTCCAGGAG gTGATGGAGAGTGAGGAGTTCATGCTGCTTCCTGCCAACCAGCTCATAGACATCATATCCAGTGACGAGTTAAACGTGCGCAGCGAGGAGCAGGTGTTCAACGCCGTGATGGCCTGGGTGAAGTACAGCATCCAGGAGAGGAGACcccagctgccacag GTCCTGCAGCACGTCCGCCTGCCCCTGCTGAGTCCCAAGTTTCTTGTGGGTACAGTGGGCTCTGATCCACTCATTAAGAGTGATGAGGAATGCAG GGATCTGGTGGATGAAGCCAAGAACtacctgctgctgccccaggagcgGCCGCTGATGCAGGGACCGCGGACGAGGCCGCGCAAACCCATCCGCTGTGGAGAGGTGCTCTTTGCAg TGGGGGGCTGGTGCAGCGGGGATGCCATTTCCAGCGTGGAGCGCTACGACCCCCAGACCAACGAGTGGAGGATGGTGGCTTCCATGAGCAAGAGGCGCTGTGGCGTCGGGGTCAGCGTGCTGGACGACCTCCTCTATGCTGTGGGAGGCCATGATGGCTCCTCTTATCTGAACAGTGTGGAAAG gtatgATCCAAAGACCAATCAGTGGAGCAGTGATGTGGCTCCCACCAGCACCTGCAGGACCAGTGTTGGAGTAGCAGTTCTTGGAGGTTACCTCTATGCTGTGGGTGGCCAGGATGGTGTCTCTTGTCTCAACATTGTGGAGAG GTATGAtcccaaagaaaacaaatggaCTCGAGTGGCTTCCATGAGCACCAGgcgcctgggagtggccgtggctgtgctgggaggctTCCTCTATGCTGTGGGAGGCTCTGATGGAACATCTCCTCTCAATACTG TGGAACGCTACAACCCCCAGGAGAACCGCTGGCACACCATAGCCCCCATGGGCACCAGGAGGAagcacctgggctgtgctgtgtacCAGGACATGATCTATGCTGTGGGAGGCAGGGATGACAccacagagctcagcagtgctgagaggTACAACCCACGCACCAACCAGTGGTCCCCCGTGGTGGCCATGACGTCCCGGCGCAGCGGG GTTGGCCTGGCTGTGGTGAATGGACAGCTGATGGCAGTGGGGGGCTTTGATGGCACAACGTACCTGAAGACCATTGAGGTGTTTGATCCAGATGCCAACACGTGGAG GTTGTACGGCGGGATGAACTACCGGCGGCTGGGCGGAGGCGTGGGGGTTATCAAAATGACACACTGTGAATCTCATATATG CTCTAGTATGCACGGTCTAGCTCCAATGTAA
- the CENPL gene encoding centromere protein L, which translates to MAEGRAPRAGADGKKFERRRRAAAAMAEEAPEDGAVRTLPSLRRLSRALPFGRSHGRLTVPALCSQEKADPQKTAFVLRKAWTLYSVTPLYGFRRARLRDYARLLGAFIAAEKQKGLAVEVGVELDIKVALSSLADIRGSELDQAALLVQLSSRSRSSSRNSEDKPVWLGWFCSVFGDELSESVPEHFTCLPLFLSHGAESYTALVGSWFQKTFDCCFRRLAISPLNLSWMVAMWAGCKLDRAASAVELVFSVPRLAQPLDISYAIHPEDAKALWDTVQKTPGEITHEEVDVFMDCLYAHFHRHFKIHLSAAKLVKISTAIASAHCDGIVKILHSQYLPGVLMLLTELAISQIQ; encoded by the exons ATGGCGGAGGGGCGCGCCCCACGCGCTGGGGCTGACGGGAAGAAGTTTGAACGGCGCCGGCGGGCCGCGGCGGCCATGGCGGAGGAAGCGCCCGAGGACGGCGCGGTGCGaaccctgcccagcctcaggCGGCTCTCCCGGGCTCTGCCCTTCGGACGGAGCCATGGCCGCCTCACTGTGCCAGCGCTGTGCTCTCAG GAAAAGGCGGACCCGCAGAAAACAGCGTTCGTGCTGCGGAAAGCCTGGACGCTGTACAGCGTGACCCCTCTGTACGGCTTCCGCCGCGCCCGCCTCAGGGACTACGCGCGGCTGCTGGGCGCCTTCATCGCCGCCGAGAAGCAGAAGGGGCTGGCGGTGGAGGTGGGCGTCGAGCTGGACATCAAGGtggccctgtccagccttgccGACATCAGGGGCAGCGAGCTGGACCAGGCTGCCCTCCTCGTGCAG CTCTCCTCGAGGTCACGAAGCTCCTCCAGGAACTCTGAGGACAAACCCGTGTGGCTGGGCTGGTTCTGCTCCGTGTTTGGAGACGAGCTTTCCGAGAGCGTGCCCGAGCACTTCACCTGCCTGCCCCTGTTCCTGAGCCACGGCGCCGAGAGCTACACGGCCCTGGTGGGCAGCTGGTTCCAGAAGACTTTCGACTGCTGCTTCCGCCGCCTGGCCATCAGCCCCCTGAACCTCAGCTGGATGGTGGCCATGTGGGCTGGCTGCAAGCTGGACAGAGCTGCCTCAGCCGTGGAACTCGTCTTCTCCGTGCCCCGCCTGGCGCAGCCGCTGGATATTTCCTACGCCATCCACCCGGAGGATGCCAAAGCTCTGTGGGACACGGTGCAAAAAACGCCGGGAGAGATCACCCACGAGGAGGTGGATGTCTTCATGGACTGCCTCTATGCTCACTTCCACAGGCACTTCAAGATCCACTTGTCAGCTGCGAAGCTGGTGAAGATTTCCACAGCCATTGCCTCGGCACACTGTGATGGGATTGTAAAG attcTACACAGCCAGTACCTGCCTGGAGTGCTGATGCTATTGACTGAACTTGCAATCTCTCAGATACAGTGA
- the KLHL20 gene encoding kelch-like protein 20 isoform X2, which produces MDGKPMRRCASTRPGETGMDVTSRCTLGDPNKLPEGVPQPARMPYISDKHPRQTLEVINLLRKHRELCDVVLVVGAKKIYAHRVILSACSPYFRAMFTGELAESRQTEVVIRDIDERAMELLIDFAYTSQITVEEGNVQTLLPAACLLQLAEIQEACCEFLKRQLDPSNCLGIRAFADTHSCRELLRIADKFTQHNFQEVMESEEFMLLPANQLIDIISSDELNVRSEEQVFNAVMAWVKYSIQERRPQLPQVLQHVRLPLLSPKFLVGTVGSDPLIKSDEECRDLVDEAKNYLLLPQERPLMQGPRTRPRKPIRCGEVLFAVGGWCSGDAISSVERYDPQTNEWRMVASMSKRRCGVGVSVLDDLLYAVGGHDGSSYLNSVERYDPKTNQWSSDVAPTSTCRTSVGVAVLGGYLYAVGGQDGVSCLNIVERYDPKENKWTRVASMSTRRLGVAVAVLGGFLYAVGGSDGTSPLNTVERYNPQENRWHTIAPMGTRRKHLGCAVYQDMIYAVGGRDDTTELSSAERYNPRTNQWSPVVAMTSRRSGVGLAVVNGQLMAVGGFDGTTYLKTIEVFDPDANTWRLYGGMNYRRLGGGVGVIKMTHCESHICSSMHGLAPM; this is translated from the exons ATGGACGGAAAGCCAATGCGCAG GTGTGCCAGCACTCGCCCAGGAGAGACCGGAATGGACGTGACCAGCCGCTGCACCCTCGGAGACCCCAACAAGCTGCCCGAGGGCGTGCCGCAGCCCGCGCGCATGCCCTACATCTCCGACAAGCACCCCCGGCAGACCCTGGAGGTCATCAACCTGCTCAGGAAGCACAGGGAGCTCTGTGATGTGGTGCTGGTAGTGGGGGCCAAGAAGATCTACGCCCACAGGGTGATCCTGTCGGCCTGCAGCCCCTATTTCCGAGCCATGTTCACCGGGGAGCTGGCGGAGTCGCGGCAGACCGAGGTGGTGATCAGGGACATCGACGAGCGcgccatggagctgctcatcGACTTCGCCTACACCTCGCAGATCACCGTGGAAGAGGGGAATGTCCAGACCTTGCTGCCAGCTGCTTGTCTTCTCCAGCTGGCCGAGATCCAGGAGGCTTGCTGTGAGTTCCTCAAGAGACAGTTGGACCCTTCCAATTGCCTGGGCATCCGGGCTTTTGCTGACACTCACTCGTGCCGCGAGCTGCTGAGGATCGCCGACAAATTCACACAGCACAACTTCCAGGAG gTGATGGAGAGTGAGGAGTTCATGCTGCTTCCTGCCAACCAGCTCATAGACATCATATCCAGTGACGAGTTAAACGTGCGCAGCGAGGAGCAGGTGTTCAACGCCGTGATGGCCTGGGTGAAGTACAGCATCCAGGAGAGGAGACcccagctgccacag GTCCTGCAGCACGTCCGCCTGCCCCTGCTGAGTCCCAAGTTTCTTGTGGGTACAGTGGGCTCTGATCCACTCATTAAGAGTGATGAGGAATGCAG GGATCTGGTGGATGAAGCCAAGAACtacctgctgctgccccaggagcgGCCGCTGATGCAGGGACCGCGGACGAGGCCGCGCAAACCCATCCGCTGTGGAGAGGTGCTCTTTGCAg TGGGGGGCTGGTGCAGCGGGGATGCCATTTCCAGCGTGGAGCGCTACGACCCCCAGACCAACGAGTGGAGGATGGTGGCTTCCATGAGCAAGAGGCGCTGTGGCGTCGGGGTCAGCGTGCTGGACGACCTCCTCTATGCTGTGGGAGGCCATGATGGCTCCTCTTATCTGAACAGTGTGGAAAG gtatgATCCAAAGACCAATCAGTGGAGCAGTGATGTGGCTCCCACCAGCACCTGCAGGACCAGTGTTGGAGTAGCAGTTCTTGGAGGTTACCTCTATGCTGTGGGTGGCCAGGATGGTGTCTCTTGTCTCAACATTGTGGAGAG GTATGAtcccaaagaaaacaaatggaCTCGAGTGGCTTCCATGAGCACCAGgcgcctgggagtggccgtggctgtgctgggaggctTCCTCTATGCTGTGGGAGGCTCTGATGGAACATCTCCTCTCAATACTG TGGAACGCTACAACCCCCAGGAGAACCGCTGGCACACCATAGCCCCCATGGGCACCAGGAGGAagcacctgggctgtgctgtgtacCAGGACATGATCTATGCTGTGGGAGGCAGGGATGACAccacagagctcagcagtgctgagaggTACAACCCACGCACCAACCAGTGGTCCCCCGTGGTGGCCATGACGTCCCGGCGCAGCGGG GTTGGCCTGGCTGTGGTGAATGGACAGCTGATGGCAGTGGGGGGCTTTGATGGCACAACGTACCTGAAGACCATTGAGGTGTTTGATCCAGATGCCAACACGTGGAG GTTGTACGGCGGGATGAACTACCGGCGGCTGGGCGGAGGCGTGGGGGTTATCAAAATGACACACTGTGAATCTCATATATG CTCTAGTATGCACGGTCTAGCTCCAATGTAA